One genomic segment of Gossypium arboreum isolate Shixiya-1 chromosome 3, ASM2569848v2, whole genome shotgun sequence includes these proteins:
- the LOC108484523 gene encoding uncharacterized protein LOC108484523 isoform X3 translates to MAWRSAGSLSRSVISAARAPSLRSPPPLPRLRPSVSSAPRLQSRRLSYAPSRNLGELGCVQSFLPLHSMVPTACLTSHLTVNVRACCELSHGT, encoded by the exons ATGGCTTGGCGAAGTGCAGGATCCTTGTCTCGCTCTGTCATCTCTGCCGCGAGGGCTCCTTCACTCCGCTCCCCTCCACCGCTACCCCGGCTACGTCCCTCGGTTTCCTCTGCTCCTCGCCTCCAGTCCCGCCGCCTCTCTTATGCTCCTTCCAG AAATTTGGGAGAATTGGGATGTGTCCAATCATTCTTGCCTCTGCATAGCATGGTTCCTACGGCTTGTCTCACGTCACACCTGACTGTTAACGTGCGGGCTTGTTGCGAGCTGTCTCACG
- the LOC108484523 gene encoding uncharacterized protein LOC108484523 isoform X1, with amino-acid sequence MAWRSAGSLSRSVISAARAPSLRSPPPLPRLRPSVSSAPRLQSRRLSYAPSRNLGELGCVQSFLPLHSMVPTACLTSHLTVNVRACCELSHGTFCRTCQDR; translated from the exons ATGGCTTGGCGAAGTGCAGGATCCTTGTCTCGCTCTGTCATCTCTGCCGCGAGGGCTCCTTCACTCCGCTCCCCTCCACCGCTACCCCGGCTACGTCCCTCGGTTTCCTCTGCTCCTCGCCTCCAGTCCCGCCGCCTCTCTTATGCTCCTTCCAG AAATTTGGGAGAATTGGGATGTGTCCAATCATTCTTGCCTCTGCATAGCATGGTTCCTACGGCTTGTCTCACGTCACACCTGACTGTTAACGTGCGGGCTTGTTGCGAGCTGTCTCACGGTACCTTCTGCCGTACTTGTCAGGATCGCTAG
- the LOC108484523 gene encoding uncharacterized protein LOC108484523 isoform X2, giving the protein MAWRSAGSLSRSVISAARAPSLRSPPPLPRLRPSVSSAPRLQSRRLSYAPSRNLGELGCVQSFLPLHSMVPTACLTSHLTVNVRACCELSHGRNGKDG; this is encoded by the exons ATGGCTTGGCGAAGTGCAGGATCCTTGTCTCGCTCTGTCATCTCTGCCGCGAGGGCTCCTTCACTCCGCTCCCCTCCACCGCTACCCCGGCTACGTCCCTCGGTTTCCTCTGCTCCTCGCCTCCAGTCCCGCCGCCTCTCTTATGCTCCTTCCAG AAATTTGGGAGAATTGGGATGTGTCCAATCATTCTTGCCTCTGCATAGCATGGTTCCTACGGCTTGTCTCACGTCACACCTGACTGTTAACGTGCGGGCTTGTTGCGAGCTGTCTCACG GGAGGAATGGAAAAGATGGGTGA